Proteins co-encoded in one Nitrospiraceae bacterium genomic window:
- a CDS encoding 2,3-bisphosphoglycerate-independent phosphoglycerate mutase: protein MQNTIKHLIQKNNSKIILVVLDGLGGLPMHGKTELETADIPNLDMIAQNSACGMHLPVGYGITPGSGPGHLALFGYDPVEWQIGRGVLEALGLGVELKKTDIAIRGNYSTIKNGIIKDRRAGRIPTEKNKDITGLLQNKIKKIGDVEVIFTSGMEHRFSIVLRFPDSLEKGSGVILDTDPQKEEKAPLDPVPETKQAEKIIPVVKNLISQIEDILKKQDKANFALLRGFSQAPDIPHFNEVYGLKSLAIASYPMYRGLAKLIGMDAPEIKGDVETEIEIVKQKYKDYDFFFVHVKKIDSYGEDGNFVEKANQLANFDSMLPQILALNPDVLIITGDHSTPSLLKGHSWHPVPVLLKSPYVFGNTCRSFTERECLKGEFGIFNTVNLMPLALANALRLKKFGA, encoded by the coding sequence ATGCAAAACACAATAAAACACCTGATCCAAAAAAACAATTCAAAGATAATCCTTGTTGTGCTTGACGGGCTTGGAGGTCTTCCAATGCACGGTAAGACAGAACTTGAAACAGCTGATATCCCTAACTTAGATATGATTGCTCAGAACTCTGCATGCGGTATGCATCTTCCTGTTGGATACGGCATAACACCTGGGAGCGGACCCGGACATCTTGCGCTTTTTGGATATGATCCTGTTGAATGGCAGATTGGAAGGGGAGTTCTTGAGGCGCTTGGTCTTGGCGTGGAATTGAAAAAAACAGATATTGCGATCAGAGGAAATTATTCAACGATAAAAAACGGTATCATCAAAGACAGACGAGCTGGCAGAATCCCTACGGAAAAGAATAAAGATATTACCGGACTGCTTCAAAATAAGATAAAGAAGATAGGAGATGTTGAGGTAATCTTTACTTCCGGCATGGAACACAGATTTTCCATAGTCCTTAGATTTCCTGACTCTCTGGAAAAAGGCTCTGGAGTGATTCTTGATACTGATCCTCAGAAGGAAGAAAAAGCGCCGCTTGATCCTGTGCCAGAAACAAAACAGGCTGAAAAGATCATTCCTGTTGTAAAAAACTTGATAAGCCAGATTGAGGATATTCTGAAAAAGCAGGATAAGGCCAATTTTGCATTGCTGAGAGGATTTTCACAAGCGCCTGATATCCCTCATTTCAATGAGGTGTATGGGCTTAAGTCTCTTGCAATTGCATCGTATCCGATGTACAGGGGGCTTGCAAAACTTATCGGTATGGATGCGCCTGAGATAAAAGGAGATGTTGAAACAGAAATAGAGATTGTGAAGCAAAAATATAAAGATTACGATTTTTTCTTTGTTCATGTGAAAAAAATTGATTCATATGGCGAGGACGGAAATTTTGTAGAAAAGGCTAATCAGCTTGCGAATTTTGACAGCATGCTCCCTCAGATTCTTGCTCTGAATCCTGATGTACTTATAATCACAGGTGATCATTCGACTCCGTCACTGCTCAAGGGACACAGCTGGCATCCTGTGCCTGTGCTTTTGAAATCCCCTTATGTTTTTGGAAATACCTGCCGTTCTTTTACAGAGAGGGAATGTCTAAAAGGAGAATTTGGTATTTTTAATACAGTTAATCTTATGCCGCTTGCACTTGCCAATGCACTTCGTTTAAAG